The segment CTGCGCCTGATCGCTTGCATACAGGCGCATGCCCAGCCACGCCAGAAACAGCAGCAAGATCAGCGAGCCCACAAGTAGAAACAGCCAACGCACTGAAACGGGCAGCGCCACGGCGCACTGCAGGGCATCACGTCCAACCCGCGTCACTGACGGCCAGCCTCTGGCTGCTCAGCTGATACATCACACTGCTTGAGCGAAAAGCTCGCCCAGCCATCGGTGGTCGGATACATGGCCATACGGCGAACCCAGTGAGCAGAGAAGTCATCAATCTCGTACTCGGAGAAGTTCCATTCAGAGGTCGCCAACAGATCACCGGCGCGGTCGTAAACACGGTAGAAGTAACGGCTGCTGTAACCCGAGCCTATCCGGCCCACGAACCCCAAAGGCTTGTAGTTTCTGATATAGCTTTTCAGCGTGCAGTTGCCGCCGCTGCTGGCCACCGCGTCCTCTTCGAAGGCGTGATAAGCGGAGTACTGGCGAATACCCAGCCACCCCAGCAGCAGTAAAACCAGCAACATGCCAAGCGGCATCAACAACCAGCGGACCAGCCACCCCATCACTTCGCCCCCCCCGAGCGATCCACAAACTCGGCAATGTCGATCTTGCCGATCGGAATTTCTATATCGACCTTGACTTTATGAACGGTGGAGAAAATCAAAAAATCGCCACCTTTGTTATGCAGAGCGCGATATTGATTGAAACTATCGTTGGTCACCCGATAAAACGTCTTGCCTTGGTCTTCGATGCGGGGGGAAGTGCTAGCCTTGAGATCGGTATAACGCTGGGCAGGGCGCGCCAGCACGCCAGTCGCATCGCGAACATCGGTCGCGTTCCAGTAACCCAGGAACTGGTCCTCGCCACCGCTGTTCAAGAAGTCATAGGTGTCCCGCACATACAGCCCTATTTCATCGATCACGATCTTCGCAGGAACGCCCGGCTCACGAACAGTCCACATACTGGTCGCTGCGATCTTGATGGCAAAACCGCCCAACGCACCATAAACATCGTCCATCGCATCGATAGCCTGCTCCTTCGGAGTAGTGCCGACCGTGAGGTAGTTGAATTGTGCGCACTCATCGAGTTCGATGGCCGATTTGGCGGAGAAATCGAAATAGCA is part of the Pseudomonas fakonensis genome and harbors:
- a CDS encoding DUF6402 family protein — encoded protein: MTTNVEAALTPPADGEGHKVEVKAFRVSDIPDAMALKGWTQAEQIMRRWFTGAPYVMTKAVKKGDKKASELPAEQVMTDLPFEWLFTGSARVKPVVDDVVAKLKRVNNYNALVGRVLTSSPIEKQLSNGLVQLMRRLSKLGAIDLEQGQLRNCYFDFSAKSAIELDECAQFNYLTVGTTPKEQAIDAMDDVYGALGGFAIKIAATSMWTVREPGVPAKIVIDEIGLYVRDTYDFLNSGGEDQFLGYWNATDVRDATGVLARPAQRYTDLKASTSPRIEDQGKTFYRVTNDSFNQYRALHNKGGDFLIFSTVHKVKVDIEIPIGKIDIAEFVDRSGGAK